A section of the Leucoraja erinacea ecotype New England chromosome 31, Leri_hhj_1, whole genome shotgun sequence genome encodes:
- the gtf3c4 gene encoding general transcription factor 3C polypeptide 4, translating into MASVSAATGKRKNSGNLAVLTSKREPSVKLQYPVSGPEPLGWSEDNRLSITTGKNIYVLEQICDIHNNGLDMVIQRTSVPAPSQSCSLKVGSQAEVSECKKKFLNKRDPTLSHSLMMDRIFNPEGGALSPLRGFKFTSWSPLGCDINGRCLLASLTLDNRLSIQVNVNRLQWTPALDITEVYGEMLYENKYGHLDADLDEELKNFSEFQRRHYMQTPVRMEWSSICNTQRVKANNECEDVGTVLLAVLLENGDVVIWQFLIPFHGKDSIIACSTIESGINDPSVLSWWEYEHGSRKMSGLIVGSSKGPVKILPVNLKSVKGYFTLRQPVVLWQEMDQLPVHNIKCISLSHPYQKCSCSLVVAARGTYVFWCLLLISKAGLNVHNSHVTGLHTLPIVSLTANKQTGSFYTCSVDGTIQKLTPVFTDVAVKFDHVLIKLPESIGSVRLHGICLSPNDAYMALVTAEGINNGLHPASRTYQVQFITLKTPEEAASKLLESSIHNLFKQVDLLDLVRWRILTEKCIPPDLDEALDHKLQTNPLSYLWRLKLFFLKILFQTLQKNPAETLWRPNHHESKVLLCDNSVLLNEKSGQPDEAETSAKEGQSSRVLGCQAEDSPVDPKVDKSEEQIRERVSRKLNEIQSRIEDVELHLTREHMKRVLGEVYLHTWITENTSIPTRGICDFLTSDTGYDDRTAKVLISHNLKKLTKQTFPEHCSLCKEILPFTDRRKAVCPNGHIWHRCILTYHACQSLTYRRCLLHDSIARQQLPSDPDWIKRLLQNPCTYCDSPLF; encoded by the exons ATGGCGTCTGTGTCCGCGGCCACCGGGAAGAGAAAGAACAGCGGCAACCTGGCCGTGCTGACGAGCAAGCGGGAGCCCAGCGTCAAGCTGCAGTACCCGGTGAGCGGCCCCGAGCCGCTCGGTTGGTCCGAGGACAATCGGCTGTCCATCACCACCGGTAAAAACATCTACGTGCTGGAGCAGATCTGCGACATTCACAACAACGGGCTGGACATGGTGATCCAGCGAACCTCGGTGCCGGCGCCCAGCCAGAGCTGCTCGCTCAAG gttGGCTCTCAAGCAGAAGTAAGTGAATGCAAGAAGAAGTTCTTGAATAAAAGAGATCCAACACTAAGTCACTCACTAATGATGGACAGGATCTTTAATCCTGAAGGTGGTGCATTGTCACCCTTACGAGGATTTAAATTCACCAGTTGGTCCCCCTTGGGTTGTGATATAAATGGAAGGTGCTTATTGGCATCTTTGACACTGGATAATAGACTGTCCATCCAGGTGAATGTAAATAGGCTGCAGTGGACACCAGCTTTAGATATTACAGAAGTGTACGGTGAAATGTTATACGAGAACAAATATGGACATTTGGATGCAGACTTGGATGAGGAGCTGAAGAATTTCTCGGAATTCCAAAGGAGGCACTATATGCAAACTCCTGTCAGAATGGAATGGTCCAGTATTTGCAATACCCAACGTGTAAAAGCCAACAATGAGTGTGAAGATGTGGGTACAGTTCTGTTGGCCGTCCTACTTGAAAATGGTGATGTTGTCATATGGCAGTTTTTGATCCCATTTCATGGCAAAGATTCAATCATTGCATGCAGTACGATTGAATCAGGCATTAATGACCCAAGTGTTCTGTCTTGGTGGGAATATGAGCACGGGAGTCGCAAAATGAGTGGCTTGATTGTTGGTAGCTCCAAAGGACCTGTTAAGATTCTGCCAGTCAACTTGAAATCAGTGAAAGGATACTTCACTCTCAGGCAGCCAGTGGTTCTTTGGCAAGAGATGGATCAGTTACCCGTGCATAATATTAAATGCATATCTCTCTCCCACCCATATCAGAAATGTAGCTGCAGTTTGGTTGTTGCAGCCAGAGGAACATATGTTTTCTGGTGTCTGTTGTTAATATCCAAAGCAGGACTCAATGTTCACAATTCTCATGTAACTGGCCTCCACACACTTCCCATTGTATCTCTGACTGCGAACAAGCAAACCGGGAGTTTCTACACCTGCTCTGTCGATGGAACCATCCAAAAGTTGACTCCAGTCTTCACAGATGTAGCAGTGAAGTTTGACCATGTTTTAATCAAGTTACCAGAGTCAATTGGCTCCGTGAGACTTCATGGAATCTGTCTGAGCCCCAATGATGCTTACATGGCACTTGTGACAGCGGAAGGTATAAATAATGGCCTCCATCCAGCTAGCCGCACGTACCAGGTGCAGTTTATTACGTTAAAAACTCCAGAAGAAGCAGCATCTAAGCTTTTGGAATCGTCCATCCACAACCTATTCAAACAGGTGGACTTGCTTGATCTTGTACGCTGGCGAATATTGACAGAGAAGTGTATTCCCCCAGACCTTGATGAAGCTTTAGACCATAAGCTCCAGACAAATCCATTAAGCTACCTATGGCGGCTAAAACTTTTCTTTTTAAAGATCTTATTTCAGACATTACAGAAGAATCCCGCAGAAACACTTTGGAGGCCAAATCATCATGAATCAAAGGTTCTGCTGTGTGATAATTCTGTGTTGTTAAATGAAAAAAGTGGACAGCCTGACGAAGCAGAGACAAGTGCAAAGGAAGGTCAATCAAGTCGAGTGCTTGGGTGTCAAGCGGAAGACTCGCCTGTGGACCCAAAAGTAGACAAATCTGAAGAACAAATTCGGGAGAGGGTTTCAAGGAAATTGAATGAGATTCAGAGTAGGATTGAAGATGTGGAGCTCCACTTGACTCGTGAACACATGAAAAGAGTCCTTGGCGAAGTGTACCTCCACACCTGGATAACTGAGAACACCAGTATCCCAACCAGGGGCATTTGTGACTTTTTAACTTCTGATACCGGCTACGATGATAGGACAGCTAAG GTTTTGATTTCACATAATTTGAAGAAATTGACCAAACAGACGTTTCCTGAGCACTGCTCTCTCTGTAAAGAGATTCTGCCGTTTACAGATCGCCGCAAGGCAGTCTGCCCCAATGGACACATTTGGCACAG ATGTATATTGACGTACCACGCGTGTCAGAGTCTGACGTATCGCAGATGTTTGCTACATGACAGCATTGCTCGACAGCAGTTGCCTTCAG ATCCTGACTGGATAAAGCGCCTGCTTCAGAATCCTTGTACGTACTGTGACTCTCCTCTCTTCTGA